A segment of the Vibrio sp. YMD68 genome:
GTAGCAATGAGAATGCCACTATTAGCGTGTTCACTCTGTTGCCACCAATCTAAAAACCGCGCATTAACAGTAACAGGTAATAACCACGGCCCATCCTCTGGATTGGTCAAAGCCTCTGGACTCATCAATGGTCCGCCATCTATCCCGTCACATTGGTAAAAAACGACATGAGGTTGATGTGCTGACTTAGGGTCAACGATAATGTACAGGTTTTTATCTGACTCTTTTTGTTCATTGAGCCATTGAGTAACGTTCACTGACATCATTATGTTGCCTTTTGTTCGCAAGGTTTGAGGAGTGCGTTTGGTGGTGTTGTGGGCGTGCGTGCAGGTAACGTCACTGGCTCTGATTGTGCTATTGCTTTTTCTGGTGATGGGGCCTTGCTGGTTTCTGTGGTCTTGATGCTTTTAGGCCGCTCTGCCATTTTCCCTGCAAACCCACTGCCGCTGCCCGCGCTGCCTCCCGAGTTCAGGTTAATCCCCGCCCCGACAAGGCTCACGCCAGATGCGTCCACTTTCACAAAACTGCCGCCCGCTTTTAACGTCAGCTCTGCGCCCGCTTCTATCACCACTTTTGTCCCTGCTTTAAGGTGAATCTCATTGGCCGATTCAATCACGTAAATATCGCCCACTTTCTGATGCAGGCTTCCTTTTATAATCTCCGTGGCGTCTTTTTGGGTAAGAGAGCGGCGCTCACCTTCAACCGTCAGATGATGGTTATTCTTGATTTGGGAGAAATGGTCATTGTCGACCGTCGTGTGTTGGTCATGCTTAATGTGCTGCGTCATGTCGTTTAACACTTGAGCATCAAAGTCTTTTTGAGCATGGAGATAGATTTGCTCTTTCTCCGCTTGGTCTTCAAAGCTTAATTCGTTAAACCCTTCCCCTTGATGAGTTTGACTGCGAAGCACGGTTTTGGTTTTATTCTCTGGCAGAGCATAGGGGGGCGTGTTCGTCGCGTGGTAAGTGCGACCAGTGATGATGGGTTGGTCTGGGTCGCCATTTAAAAACGAGACAATGACTTCATGTCCTATACGAGGGAGAGCCATCGCGCCGTATTGCCCGCCCGCCCAACTTTGTGAGACTCTCACCCAGCAAGAGCGCTGCTCATCGTCAATCTCATCTCTATCCCAATGAAAACGAATTTTAACTCGTCCGTATTCGTCGCAGAAAATCTCTTCACCTTCAGGGCCAACGACCGTGGCTATCATCGGGCCATCGACGGTCGGTCTTACTTGGGGAGCAGCTTGCCAGTTGAGGTGGGCAGGGATAGCCTCCCATTGATTATTGTAGGTGGTGGCCCCATGCCCAGCCTCTTCTTCCAGCGCTTGAGGTTGCTCGCCTTGGCGATTGATTGTTACCAGCACCCAATCTCGATTGAAGACGTTATCGAGATGCCCATCCATATTAAATCGATACCCAGCGCGTAATAAAGGCTCGTTACTTTTACCCGTCGCGACTTGCGCTTTGCGTCTTAAAGACTCAAGACGAGCTTGAGTGAATTTAGCGCCATTATCGTCTTTTTTATAACGGCCTGGCGCATCAAAATGCACGTAGTCCGGTTGTTGGTATTCGATGTCCGCCGCTTGAGCGGTTTGGCTAAACGAGTAGGCGGGCTTTTTGAAGCTGGTGTCTTTTAGCTCAACCTGACTGATGTGAGACTCAGACTGATAGTGAAAACTTTGGATGTAAGGTGTATCACTCACGCTACCGCCGAGAGCGTTGTAAGGTATTGGCGGCTCTATTTGGGTCAGCAGTGCGCTGGAGTCACTGAAGATTAAGGTGTGCATGCCCGCTTCGTGAGCAAAGCTGTAGACGATGCCTTCTTCTGCGGCGAGGCGGTGCAGAAAATCCAAATCACTTTCTCGGTACTGAACACAGAACTCACGCTCAAGCGAGGCTTGCGTGAGTGAAAACGTGTAGTCGTCAATCCCCATTTCCTGTAACAAAGTAGCGATGATATCAGGAGCCGTTTGGTGTTGAAAAATACGACTATTATGGCGCAGGGATAAACGCTCAAGCGCCGGCACCAAGGTCAGCGCATAGAAGGTGTGGTGATGCCCCGTCTCTTTTTGAGTAAAAGCACGCGCAATACCGTGAACGCGTTGAACCAATTGCTGGTTGCGGTACATCTTTAATTCAACACGTCGGTCAACGACATCGTCCGCAGTGAGGGTGGAGAGGCGACTGGCGAGGTTG
Coding sequences within it:
- the tssI gene encoding type VI secretion system tip protein TssI/VgrG, whose protein sequence is MATLAYTITVEGLSDDAFKVTQFSGQESLSASQFNDRPCYGFCYDINLASRLSTLTADDVVDRRVELKMYRNQQLVQRVHGIARAFTQKETGHHHTFYALTLVPALERLSLRHNSRIFQHQTAPDIIATLLQEMGIDDYTFSLTQASLEREFCVQYRESDLDFLHRLAAEEGIVYSFAHEAGMHTLIFSDSSALLTQIEPPIPYNALGGSVSDTPYIQSFHYQSESHISQVELKDTSFKKPAYSFSQTAQAADIEYQQPDYVHFDAPGRYKKDDNGAKFTQARLESLRRKAQVATGKSNEPLLRAGYRFNMDGHLDNVFNRDWVLVTINRQGEQPQALEEEAGHGATTYNNQWEAIPAHLNWQAAPQVRPTVDGPMIATVVGPEGEEIFCDEYGRVKIRFHWDRDEIDDEQRSCWVRVSQSWAGGQYGAMALPRIGHEVIVSFLNGDPDQPIITGRTYHATNTPPYALPENKTKTVLRSQTHQGEGFNELSFEDQAEKEQIYLHAQKDFDAQVLNDMTQHIKHDQHTTVDNDHFSQIKNNHHLTVEGERRSLTQKDATEIIKGSLHQKVGDIYVIESANEIHLKAGTKVVIEAGAELTLKAGGSFVKVDASGVSLVGAGINLNSGGSAGSGSGFAGKMAERPKSIKTTETSKAPSPEKAIAQSEPVTLPARTPTTPPNALLKPCEQKAT